A window of the Pseudomonas gozinkensis genome harbors these coding sequences:
- a CDS encoding NAD(P)/FAD-dependent oxidoreductase translates to MANTPYPESYYAASANAVPPRPALQDDVETDVCVIGAGYTGLSSALFLLENGFRVTVLEAAKVGFGASGRNGGQIVNSYSRDIDVIERSVGPKQAQLLGQMAFEGGRIIRERVSKYNIQCDLKDGGVFAALTAKQMGHLESQKRLWERFGHTQLELLDQRRIREVVACDQYVGGMLDMSGGHIHPLNLALGEAAAVESLGGTIYEQSPAVRIERGANPVVHTPQGKVRAKFIIVAGNAYLGNLVPELAAKSMPCGTQVITTEPLGDELAKSLLPQDYCVEDCNYLLDYYRLTGDKRLIFGGGVVYGARDPANIEAIIRPKMLKAFPQLKDVKIDYAWTGNFLLTLSRLPQVGRLGDNIYYSQGCSGHGVTYTHLAGKVLAEALRGQAERFDAFADLPHYPFPGGQLLRTPFAALGAWYYGLRDKLGF, encoded by the coding sequence ATGGCGAACACCCCTTACCCAGAGTCTTATTACGCTGCGTCGGCCAACGCCGTACCACCACGCCCTGCCCTGCAGGATGACGTGGAGACGGATGTCTGTGTGATCGGCGCTGGTTATACGGGACTTTCCTCGGCGCTGTTCCTGCTGGAAAACGGTTTTCGCGTGACCGTGCTGGAAGCCGCCAAGGTTGGCTTCGGCGCTTCGGGACGCAATGGCGGGCAGATAGTCAACAGCTACAGCCGTGACATCGACGTGATCGAACGTAGCGTCGGCCCGAAACAGGCACAACTGCTGGGGCAGATGGCGTTCGAAGGCGGCCGGATCATTCGTGAGCGCGTCAGCAAATACAACATCCAGTGCGACCTCAAGGACGGCGGCGTATTCGCCGCCCTTACCGCCAAACAGATGGGCCACCTGGAATCGCAAAAACGCTTGTGGGAACGCTTCGGCCACACACAGCTGGAACTGCTCGATCAGCGCCGCATCCGCGAAGTGGTCGCCTGCGATCAATACGTCGGCGGCATGCTCGACATGAGCGGCGGTCACATCCACCCGCTTAACCTGGCATTGGGCGAAGCCGCTGCCGTGGAATCCCTGGGCGGGACGATCTACGAACAGTCGCCGGCCGTGCGCATCGAACGCGGCGCCAATCCGGTTGTGCATACACCGCAGGGCAAGGTCCGAGCCAAATTCATCATCGTCGCCGGCAACGCCTACCTCGGCAATCTGGTGCCGGAACTGGCAGCCAAATCAATGCCGTGCGGCACTCAGGTCATCACTACCGAACCTCTCGGCGATGAACTGGCAAAATCTCTGCTGCCGCAGGACTATTGCGTCGAAGACTGCAATTACCTGCTCGACTACTACCGCCTCACCGGCGACAAGCGTCTGATCTTCGGCGGCGGCGTGGTGTATGGCGCGCGGGATCCGGCAAATATCGAAGCGATCATCCGCCCGAAAATGCTCAAGGCCTTTCCGCAACTCAAGGACGTGAAGATCGACTACGCCTGGACCGGCAATTTCCTGCTGACCCTGTCGCGCCTTCCTCAGGTTGGGCGTCTGGGCGATAACATCTATTACTCCCAAGGCTGCAGTGGCCACGGCGTGACTTACACGCACCTGGCCGGCAAGGTACTGGCCGAGGCACTGCGCGGACAAGCCGAGCGCTTCGATGCGTTTGCCGACCTGCCGCACTACCCGTTCCCCGGCGGGCAACTGCTGCGCACACCGTTTGCCGCACTGGGCGCGTGGTACTACGGATTGCGCGACAAGCTCGGTTTCTGA
- a CDS encoding endonuclease — protein sequence MILRFVAVLLLFISLGAQAGAPRTFTEAKKVAWKLYAPQSTEFYCGCKYTGNKVDLAACGYVPRKNAKRASRIEWEHIVPAWQFGHQRQCWQEGGRKNCTRYDPSYQKAEADLHNLVPSIGEVNGDRSNFSYGWLPVEKGQYGSCLTQVDFKAKKVMPRPSIRGMIARTYFYMSKQYGLRLSKQDRQLYEAWDKTYPVQDWERQRNQSVACVMGRGNEFVGPVNLKACG from the coding sequence ATGATTCTGCGTTTTGTTGCTGTGCTGTTGCTGTTCATTTCCCTGGGTGCGCAAGCCGGTGCACCGCGTACGTTCACCGAGGCCAAGAAGGTCGCCTGGAAGCTGTACGCACCACAATCCACCGAGTTTTATTGCGGGTGCAAATACACCGGCAACAAGGTTGATCTGGCCGCCTGCGGCTATGTCCCGCGCAAGAACGCCAAACGGGCATCCCGCATCGAATGGGAGCATATCGTTCCCGCGTGGCAGTTCGGCCATCAGCGTCAATGCTGGCAGGAAGGTGGTCGCAAGAATTGCACACGCTACGACCCGAGCTATCAGAAAGCCGAAGCCGACCTGCACAACCTGGTGCCGAGCATTGGCGAGGTGAATGGTGACCGCAGCAACTTCAGTTACGGTTGGCTGCCGGTCGAAAAAGGTCAGTACGGCTCATGCCTGACTCAGGTCGACTTCAAGGCGAAGAAGGTCATGCCCCGCCCATCGATTCGCGGCATGATCGCCCGCACCTATTTTTACATGAGCAAACAATATGGCTTGCGCTTGTCGAAGCAGGATCGGCAACTGTACGAAGCCTGGGACAAGACTTATCCGGTGCAAGACTGGGAGCGCCAGCGTAATCAGAGCGTGGCGTGCGTGATGGGACGCGGTAACGAATTTGTCGGCCCGGTGAACCTGAAAGCCTGCGGTTGA
- a CDS encoding SPOR domain-containing protein has product MRKLVWVVAALALAGCGEGKSVDAQKPKPAVVTAPAAVGPQWDLEVRGETPQAVSDLSGWLIEHAFVASVVKDASGKTRILLGPFNSKADAEARQADVNAALIKAKKQNIETLVIERMPAQ; this is encoded by the coding sequence GTGCGCAAATTGGTCTGGGTGGTCGCGGCACTGGCATTGGCAGGATGTGGCGAAGGCAAGAGTGTGGATGCGCAAAAGCCGAAACCGGCGGTGGTAACGGCGCCTGCTGCGGTCGGCCCTCAGTGGGATCTCGAAGTGCGCGGTGAAACCCCTCAGGCCGTCAGCGACCTCAGTGGCTGGTTGATCGAGCATGCCTTTGTGGCCAGCGTCGTCAAGGACGCCAGCGGCAAGACCCGCATCCTGCTCGGTCCTTTCAATTCGAAAGCTGACGCCGAGGCTCGCCAGGCGGATGTGAATGCAGCGCTGATCAAGGCGAAGAAGCAGAACATCGAGACGCTGGTGATCGAGCGCATGCCTGCGCAATAA
- the csrA gene encoding carbon storage regulator CsrA → MLILTRKVGESINIGDDITITILGVSGQQVRIGINAPKNVAVHREEIYQRIQAGLTAPDKPQTP, encoded by the coding sequence ATGCTGATACTCACCCGCAAAGTCGGTGAAAGCATAAACATTGGTGATGACATCACGATCACCATTCTCGGCGTCAGCGGCCAGCAAGTTCGAATCGGCATCAATGCTCCGAAGAACGTTGCAGTGCATCGGGAAGAGATCTACCAGCGCATCCAGGCTGGCCTGACCGCTCCGGACAAGCCACAAACGCCCTGA
- a CDS encoding c-type cytochrome encodes MKQLLTRLTLAVGLAAPVLAVHADDQVKRGEYLARAADCMACHTAPGGAPFAGGLPIVSPFGTIYGTNITPSKEHGIGLYNDDEFFAALTEGKRRDGANLYPAMPYTSYHLMPRADSDAIHAYLKTIEPIERAAPVTSLSFPFNVRLGLMGWNMLYGKDVKLEPAEGKSEAWKRGQYMVDVLGHCGECHTPRGLPGAMQQDKRLTGGILNGYLAPSLLATDLAARGWNHQDLSTFLKHGMSAQGTMFNEMFPVFHNSTQGLNDPDLAAMATFLLGDKPPAAKELTDVPVEKLAASAQRGRQEYLNVCAGCHAAGGEGKPHIAVAMRGNTTLRLEDPRNLLRVIEDGIGEQKFAGFEHMQPMPGFADKLSAEQLTDLLNYLRQGWGGQSAELAVGDVQKLQADAPSIEHKAH; translated from the coding sequence ATGAAGCAATTACTCACCCGCCTGACCCTGGCGGTCGGGCTGGCTGCGCCTGTGTTGGCGGTGCACGCGGATGATCAGGTCAAGCGAGGCGAATACCTCGCCCGTGCGGCTGATTGCATGGCGTGCCACACGGCGCCCGGCGGCGCGCCATTTGCCGGCGGCCTGCCGATCGTGTCGCCGTTCGGCACGATCTACGGCACCAACATCACTCCAAGCAAAGAGCACGGCATCGGTTTGTACAACGACGACGAGTTTTTCGCTGCGCTGACTGAAGGCAAGCGTCGTGACGGCGCGAACCTCTATCCGGCGATGCCGTACACCTCGTATCACTTGATGCCGCGTGCGGATTCGGATGCGATTCACGCGTACCTGAAAACCATCGAGCCGATCGAGCGCGCCGCACCGGTGACAAGCCTGAGCTTCCCGTTCAACGTGCGTCTGGGCCTGATGGGCTGGAACATGTTGTATGGCAAGGATGTGAAGCTGGAACCAGCCGAAGGCAAAAGCGAAGCCTGGAAGCGCGGCCAATACATGGTTGACGTCCTCGGTCACTGCGGCGAATGCCACACCCCGCGCGGCTTGCCCGGCGCGATGCAGCAAGACAAACGCCTGACCGGCGGCATCCTCAACGGTTACCTGGCGCCGAGCCTGCTGGCAACGGATCTGGCGGCGCGCGGCTGGAACCATCAGGATCTGAGCACGTTCCTCAAGCATGGCATGAGCGCCCAAGGGACGATGTTCAACGAGATGTTCCCGGTGTTCCACAACAGCACCCAGGGTCTGAATGATCCGGATCTGGCGGCGATGGCGACTTTCCTGCTGGGCGACAAGCCTCCGGCGGCGAAAGAACTGACCGACGTGCCTGTGGAAAAACTCGCTGCCAGCGCTCAACGCGGCCGTCAGGAATACTTGAACGTCTGCGCCGGCTGTCATGCGGCCGGTGGCGAAGGCAAGCCGCACATCGCGGTGGCCATGCGTGGCAACACCACGTTGCGTCTGGAAGATCCGCGCAACCTGTTGCGAGTGATCGAGGATGGTATCGGCGAACAGAAATTCGCCGGGTTCGAACACATGCAGCCGATGCCGGGGTTTGCCGACAAGCTCAGTGCCGAACAACTGACCGATCTGCTGAACTACCTGCGTCAGGGCTGGGGTGGTCAGTCGGCCGAGCTGGCGGTCGGCGATGTGCAGAAGCTTCAGGCCGACGCCCCGTCCATCGAGCACAAGGCGCACTGA
- a CDS encoding xanthine dehydrogenase family protein molybdopterin-binding subunit has protein sequence MSNREISRRSFLQGGLVAGVSVTLTPLSSQALAALMENSVTVPSEQWLGNNGKARQRNDALSKVCGSKVFARDIRSKDMPGWPQQQGHAMLLKTIKADRIYDGYDLSWLAADLQPDRIVTAADLDKDGIVFPEEHAPDPLLPEGKVPMFIGHPVAILIWNDFERFRQAKSKLKFNDKAIRYGAQVPFYEGDPYGSFRYVRVGGPTSADEDEFASLKDSILFPMLKNRRPVWNSQPNLHGNLTERGLFYADRMKKEIDSPPDNWLVFDERYKTPSIEPAAMEPDNGNGWYDPATKTLHFVVATQCPLETATETAKMIGPSRFGLANLNMHPGYTVGYGSKDHNIFVYYAALAALYGAGVPIRLANDRYEQFQSGIKRHPFDIRYQLAVDKTDQSFKIFRAEMSVDGGGRINYSPSVAAVGATAAQSIYYMPQNDLQVTAYHSRAVEAGSMRGYGTLQSMASTEMMVDEIADRLGVDAIDLRRKNALRSGMKNTQGAIPAGALRLHEILDKASLHEVWKNRDAIKKQREAADPDNWYGVGFAICQKDFGTGSEAPMASIEFTADGRISLRHIGIEIGTGMSTSQALVVADFLGSAAHDVKTGETEWDEMQLVTAGNPYIMSQAEQDNFLRNPRWVGKLASASSATNSAYYFSHATREAARVLFNHGLWPAALEIWRQGPYGGQANPYVVRREDAHWVDGKLTANGMQPLTFEELAKRAHERGLVTGATVHGFNRWSWAEAEYSIDGVRERLPLDGLAVKYGDGAPKAKKAQMTSAGFHLLDRQNIAYPVVQLNNAAVTYYSPVATLVELKVNKGSAEVEVLNHHSWLECGRVLVEELVRGQLEGGIAMGIGHALMEEMPLYEGGPGEGDWNFNRYRLPMARHVAVWKQTSEILPPLSPSDPSKGIAEVVMIPVVGAIGNAVAHAIGKRVRDLPITAARIKEALNG, from the coding sequence ATGTCCAACCGTGAAATATCCCGGCGCTCGTTCCTTCAGGGCGGGCTGGTGGCGGGTGTGAGCGTTACGCTCACGCCGCTCAGCAGTCAGGCGCTGGCTGCCTTGATGGAAAATAGCGTGACCGTGCCGTCCGAGCAGTGGCTCGGTAACAACGGCAAGGCGCGCCAGCGTAACGATGCCTTGTCCAAGGTCTGCGGCAGCAAGGTGTTTGCCCGCGACATCCGTTCCAAGGACATGCCGGGCTGGCCCCAGCAACAAGGCCACGCCATGTTGCTGAAAACCATCAAGGCCGACCGCATCTACGACGGCTACGACCTGTCGTGGCTCGCCGCCGATCTGCAGCCTGACCGCATTGTCACCGCGGCCGACCTGGACAAGGACGGTATTGTATTCCCGGAAGAGCACGCGCCGGATCCATTGCTGCCGGAAGGCAAAGTGCCGATGTTCATCGGCCACCCGGTGGCGATCCTGATCTGGAACGACTTCGAACGTTTCCGTCAGGCCAAGAGCAAACTCAAATTCAATGACAAAGCGATTCGTTACGGTGCGCAAGTACCGTTCTACGAAGGCGATCCCTATGGCAGTTTCCGCTACGTGCGCGTCGGTGGCCCGACGTCGGCGGACGAAGACGAGTTCGCCAGCCTCAAGGATTCGATCCTGTTCCCGATGCTGAAGAACCGTCGTCCGGTGTGGAATTCCCAGCCGAACCTGCACGGCAACCTGACCGAACGCGGCCTGTTCTACGCCGATCGCATGAAAAAAGAGATCGATAGCCCGCCGGACAACTGGCTGGTGTTTGACGAGCGCTACAAAACCCCGTCGATCGAACCTGCCGCGATGGAGCCGGACAACGGCAACGGCTGGTACGACCCTGCGACCAAGACCCTGCATTTCGTCGTCGCCACTCAGTGCCCGCTGGAAACCGCCACCGAGACCGCGAAGATGATCGGCCCGTCGCGTTTCGGTCTGGCCAACCTGAACATGCATCCGGGTTACACCGTCGGTTACGGTTCCAAGGACCACAACATTTTCGTTTACTACGCGGCCCTGGCGGCGTTGTACGGCGCGGGTGTGCCGATTCGCCTCGCCAACGATCGCTACGAGCAGTTCCAGAGCGGTATCAAGCGTCACCCATTCGACATCCGCTACCAGTTGGCAGTGGACAAGACCGATCAGAGCTTCAAGATTTTCCGTGCCGAGATGAGCGTCGATGGTGGCGGTCGGATCAACTACAGCCCGTCGGTGGCCGCCGTTGGCGCCACTGCCGCGCAGTCGATCTACTACATGCCGCAGAACGACCTGCAGGTCACTGCTTACCATTCCCGTGCAGTTGAAGCGGGTTCGATGCGTGGCTACGGCACGCTGCAGAGCATGGCCTCCACCGAAATGATGGTCGACGAAATCGCCGATCGCCTCGGTGTCGATGCTATCGATCTGCGCCGCAAGAACGCACTGCGCTCGGGGATGAAAAACACCCAGGGCGCGATCCCGGCCGGTGCTTTGCGCCTGCACGAGATTCTCGACAAAGCTTCGCTGCACGAAGTCTGGAAAAACCGCGACGCGATCAAGAAACAGCGCGAAGCGGCAGACCCGGACAACTGGTATGGCGTGGGTTTCGCCATTTGCCAGAAAGACTTCGGCACCGGTTCCGAAGCACCGATGGCCAGCATCGAGTTCACCGCTGACGGGCGCATTTCCCTGCGTCATATCGGCATCGAGATCGGCACCGGCATGTCCACCTCGCAAGCGTTGGTGGTGGCTGATTTCCTCGGCAGCGCGGCGCACGATGTGAAGACCGGCGAAACCGAGTGGGATGAGATGCAGCTGGTGACCGCCGGCAACCCTTACATCATGAGCCAGGCCGAGCAGGACAACTTCCTGCGCAATCCGCGCTGGGTCGGCAAGCTGGCTTCTGCCTCATCCGCGACCAACTCCGCCTATTACTTCAGCCACGCCACCCGTGAAGCGGCGCGCGTGCTGTTCAACCACGGTCTGTGGCCGGCGGCCCTGGAGATCTGGCGGCAGGGCCCGTACGGCGGCCAGGCCAACCCTTACGTGGTGCGTCGCGAAGATGCGCACTGGGTCGACGGCAAACTGACCGCCAACGGTATGCAGCCGCTGACCTTCGAAGAGCTGGCCAAGCGTGCTCACGAGCGCGGTCTGGTCACTGGCGCCACCGTTCACGGTTTCAACCGCTGGAGCTGGGCAGAAGCCGAATACAGCATCGACGGCGTGCGCGAGCGTCTGCCGCTCGACGGTTTGGCGGTGAAGTACGGTGACGGCGCCCCTAAGGCGAAGAAAGCGCAGATGACCAGCGCCGGTTTCCACCTGCTGGATCGGCAGAACATCGCCTATCCGGTGGTTCAGCTGAACAACGCCGCCGTGACCTACTACAGCCCGGTCGCAACGCTGGTCGAGTTGAAGGTCAACAAAGGTTCGGCAGAAGTCGAAGTGCTCAACCATCACTCGTGGCTGGAATGCGGCCGGGTGCTGGTTGAAGAACTGGTTCGTGGCCAACTCGAAGGCGGGATCGCCATGGGTATCGGTCACGCCTTGATGGAAGAGATGCCGCTGTACGAAGGCGGGCCGGGGGAGGGTGACTGGAACTTCAACCGTTATCGCCTGCCGATGGCGCGGCATGTGGCGGTGTGGAAGCAGACGTCGGAAATCCTGCCGCCGCTGTCCCCGAGCGACCCGTCCAAAGGCATCGCCGAAGTGGTGATGATCCCGGTGGTTGGTGCCATCGGTAACGCCGTGGCGCACGCCATCGGTAAACGTGTTCGCGATCTGCCAATCACTGCTGCGCGCATCAAGGAGGCCCTCAATGGCTAA
- a CDS encoding (2Fe-2S)-binding protein, translating into MANRPLQLTLNGQSVGPVDIPDDLPMIDYLHEYKNLTGSRLGCGQGICHACVVIVDNPDGTSEEVRTCITGAHYFEGKKVRTIEGHAKRDEQGQVTELNPIQQRFVDEFAFQCSYCAPGFVNAATVLVEKLQRQPIVKSKLEQVIEDSLGHHVCRCTGYVRYYNATRNVLTDLGLVKEG; encoded by the coding sequence ATGGCTAACCGTCCGCTTCAACTGACCCTCAACGGTCAATCCGTCGGCCCGGTGGACATCCCTGATGACCTGCCGATGATCGATTACCTGCACGAATACAAGAACCTCACCGGTTCGCGCCTGGGCTGCGGTCAGGGCATCTGCCACGCCTGCGTGGTGATCGTCGATAACCCGGACGGCACCAGCGAAGAAGTGCGTACCTGCATCACCGGCGCGCATTACTTCGAGGGCAAGAAAGTCCGCACCATCGAAGGCCACGCCAAGCGTGACGAGCAAGGCCAGGTCACCGAGCTGAACCCGATCCAGCAGCGTTTCGTCGACGAATTCGCCTTCCAGTGCAGCTATTGCGCGCCGGGCTTCGTCAACGCCGCGACCGTGCTGGTGGAAAAGCTGCAACGCCAGCCAATCGTCAAAAGCAAACTGGAACAAGTCATCGAGGACAGCCTCGGCCATCACGTCTGCCGTTGCACCGGTTACGTGCGTTACTACAACGCCACCCGCAACGTGCTGACCGATCTCGGCCTGGTCAAGGAGGGTTGA
- a CDS encoding siderophore-interacting protein, which yields MASANPYKLFDVVLRHKHQLSPHLMRITLAGPAVTEMATWAPDQRVKLFFPAADGSPARLSQGEGWYARFRSMLVNRRPAMRTYTIRHLRAESGEVDIDFVLHGETGPASRWALRAQPGESMQILAPDSRFSAQETGGFEWKPPQALKQLLLVADATALPAAMGILEELAALAEPPQTQAFFEVDSREDMLEVPDWPGLSVQWLIRDHATAGTLMVEAVRQATLPVDASPVGQAVELADVDIEEEILWEIADTASEGFYGWIAGESAAVMSLRKYLIKERGIPRESLNLMGYWRYNKSGG from the coding sequence ATGGCCTCCGCCAACCCTTACAAGTTGTTCGACGTTGTTTTGCGTCACAAGCATCAGTTGAGCCCGCATCTCATGCGGATCACACTTGCCGGTCCGGCAGTCACCGAAATGGCGACCTGGGCGCCGGATCAGCGAGTGAAGCTCTTTTTTCCTGCGGCTGATGGTTCACCTGCCAGGCTTTCTCAAGGGGAGGGCTGGTACGCTCGTTTTCGCTCGATGCTGGTCAATCGCCGTCCGGCGATGCGCACTTACACCATCCGTCATTTGCGCGCTGAGTCAGGTGAAGTCGATATCGATTTCGTCTTGCACGGCGAAACGGGTCCTGCCTCCCGTTGGGCGTTGCGCGCGCAGCCTGGCGAGTCGATGCAGATTCTTGCGCCTGACAGTCGATTCTCGGCGCAAGAGACAGGGGGATTTGAGTGGAAGCCACCGCAAGCGCTCAAGCAACTTCTGCTGGTCGCCGATGCGACGGCCTTGCCGGCCGCCATGGGTATTCTGGAAGAGCTGGCGGCTCTGGCTGAGCCGCCGCAGACCCAGGCGTTTTTTGAAGTCGACAGTCGTGAGGACATGTTGGAGGTTCCTGACTGGCCCGGGCTTTCGGTGCAATGGCTGATCCGCGATCACGCGACCGCTGGCACGTTGATGGTGGAAGCCGTGCGGCAGGCGACGTTGCCTGTCGATGCATCGCCGGTTGGGCAAGCGGTCGAGCTGGCGGATGTCGACATCGAAGAAGAGATACTGTGGGAGATCGCCGATACGGCCAGCGAAGGGTTCTATGGCTGGATCGCTGGAGAATCTGCCGCTGTCATGAGCCTGCGCAAATACCTGATCAAGGAGCGTGGCATCCCTCGTGAATCACTCAATCTGATGGGCTACTGGCGTTACAACAAGTCTGGCGGTTGA
- a CDS encoding GNAT family N-acetyltransferase — MSRQFRRAGPGDIESLLKIDPVAEKDSCRREYIVRAVRAEECWIVCETDDPGVPLGYGCLDRSFFGEWFIPLVVVSSANRRSGVGRQIVSGLEHHACAEKIFTSTNTSNLPMRQLLTNLGYQHSGMVENLDPGDPEFIFVKFLSQMRIDRDGF, encoded by the coding sequence ATGAGTCGTCAATTCAGGCGCGCCGGTCCAGGCGATATCGAAAGCCTGTTGAAGATTGATCCTGTCGCTGAAAAAGATAGCTGCCGTCGTGAGTACATCGTGAGGGCTGTGCGGGCGGAGGAGTGCTGGATTGTTTGCGAGACGGACGATCCTGGCGTTCCTCTCGGCTATGGATGTCTGGATCGAAGTTTTTTTGGAGAGTGGTTCATACCTCTCGTGGTCGTCTCCAGTGCGAACAGGCGTTCCGGTGTGGGGCGGCAGATCGTGAGTGGTCTGGAGCATCATGCTTGTGCAGAAAAGATCTTCACGTCGACCAATACGTCCAACTTACCGATGCGACAGCTGCTGACCAATCTTGGATATCAGCACAGCGGCATGGTGGAGAACCTTGATCCGGGGGATCCCGAGTTCATTTTTGTAAAGTTTTTGAGCCAGATGCGCATTGATCGCGATGGATTTTGA
- a CDS encoding XdhC family protein, with protein MQHLDLQVVRRALEWSTAGQRIWLCTVLTTYGSAPRAPGSLLAVNDGGQWIGSLSGGCVEEDFLERVAEGAFLEAINVVRYGEGDDPRSRVSLPCGGILDVLVEKFDAGCDVQAHLRELESALLGQRRLIREVDLATGARSLFTDREQGARIEREIDRVRIRIGAAQRLLLAGYSSVAQACAEFAVGLGFEVILCDPRDEVLEGVVLNGVEIRRQLPSVFIADGGCHRDTAVVALTHDPRIDDLAMMEAVRTEAFYIGVMGSQQTSQKRFERLRRIGGLGEGELARIHAPIGLNLGSKTPAEIALAVLADILRIRSGIARDQL; from the coding sequence ATGCAGCATCTCGATCTGCAGGTTGTGCGGCGGGCGCTGGAGTGGTCGACGGCGGGGCAGCGCATCTGGCTTTGCACCGTGCTGACCACCTACGGCTCGGCACCGCGCGCGCCGGGTTCGCTGCTGGCGGTGAACGACGGCGGACAGTGGATCGGGTCGCTGTCTGGTGGTTGTGTCGAGGAAGACTTTCTCGAGCGCGTCGCCGAAGGTGCGTTTCTCGAAGCGATCAATGTGGTGCGTTATGGCGAAGGTGACGATCCGCGTTCGCGTGTCAGCCTGCCCTGTGGCGGCATTCTTGATGTGCTGGTAGAGAAATTTGACGCCGGCTGCGATGTGCAGGCGCACTTGCGTGAGCTCGAATCGGCGTTGCTGGGTCAGCGCCGGTTGATTCGCGAGGTCGATCTGGCCACAGGCGCGCGCAGTCTGTTTACCGATCGTGAACAGGGTGCGCGAATCGAGCGTGAAATCGACCGGGTCCGGATCCGTATCGGGGCTGCCCAGCGTTTACTGCTGGCCGGCTACTCCAGCGTGGCGCAGGCGTGCGCGGAGTTCGCGGTCGGTCTCGGCTTCGAAGTGATTCTGTGCGATCCACGCGATGAGGTGCTGGAAGGCGTGGTGCTCAACGGCGTGGAAATCCGCCGGCAACTGCCGTCGGTGTTCATTGCCGATGGCGGTTGCCATCGCGACACGGCGGTGGTGGCGCTGACTCACGATCCGCGCATCGACGATCTGGCGATGATGGAGGCCGTTCGCACCGAGGCTTTTTACATCGGTGTGATGGGCTCGCAGCAGACATCGCAAAAACGCTTCGAGCGCTTGCGTCGGATTGGCGGTCTGGGTGAGGGCGAGCTGGCGCGGATTCATGCGCCGATAGGCCTCAACCTGGGCAGCAAGACGCCGGCGGAAATCGCTTTGGCGGTGCTCGCGGATATTCTGCGGATTCGCAGCGGGATTGCGCGGGATCAGTTGTGA
- a CDS encoding DUF1654 domain-containing protein, with amino-acid sequence MHVQLNKDNLVATSPDAPDAYERMGMRVQKIINSPTAQKVKAALIFRLPDEPVDDWERLLEEIDENDNVTLAYRDDGGVQIFWVVPKED; translated from the coding sequence ATGCACGTACAGCTTAATAAGGATAACCTCGTGGCCACTTCCCCTGATGCTCCTGACGCTTACGAACGCATGGGCATGCGCGTTCAAAAAATCATCAACTCCCCCACCGCACAAAAAGTCAAAGCCGCACTGATCTTCCGCCTTCCGGACGAGCCGGTGGATGACTGGGAGCGCTTGCTGGAAGAGATCGACGAAAACGACAACGTCACCCTCGCCTACCGCGACGATGGCGGCGTACAGATTTTCTGGGTTGTGCCGAAGGAAGATTGA
- a CDS encoding DUF2214 family protein, with amino-acid sequence MLVHWFLAAIHLLAFATGFWAVLTRGTAFSRLASGSGEVGRVLLADNLWGLSALVLLITGGMRAFGGYEKGADYYLHQPLFHLKMTLFVLILLLELVPMITLIKWRVAKARGVVPDMGRAKVFARISHAEALLLILMVVAATGMARGVTFG; translated from the coding sequence ATGCTGGTTCATTGGTTTCTTGCAGCGATTCATTTACTGGCGTTTGCCACAGGCTTCTGGGCGGTGTTGACGCGTGGGACGGCCTTCAGTCGCCTGGCGTCCGGCTCCGGTGAGGTCGGACGCGTATTGCTTGCCGACAATCTATGGGGGCTTTCGGCGCTGGTGTTGCTCATCACCGGCGGCATGCGCGCCTTCGGAGGTTATGAGAAGGGAGCCGACTACTACCTGCACCAGCCGCTGTTCCATCTGAAGATGACCCTGTTTGTGCTGATTCTGCTTCTGGAACTCGTGCCGATGATCACGCTGATCAAGTGGCGCGTGGCCAAGGCACGTGGTGTTGTCCCTGACATGGGGCGTGCAAAGGTGTTCGCGCGGATCAGTCATGCCGAAGCGCTGCTGTTGATATTGATGGTCGTGGCGGCCACCGGGATGGCGCGTGGCGTTACATTCGGCTAG